AGATAAACTTTATGATAAATATATTACATAAGTTGTATCTGAAATTATATCTTTTTTATAAATGTGTTAATTTTCAAAAAATATTTCAAATATGATCCCTGACCTTCTCAAAAATGCTCTTGCTTCTTGTCTTCTCGCCACCTATCTGGGCAAATTCCCGCAGTAGCTCTTTTTGCCTGTCTGTCAACCTTGTGGGAACTTCTACCTTTATTTTCACAAGCTGGTCGCCTTTTCCCGAATAATGAAGACCCGGCATTCCTTTGCCTTTAAGACGGAATATATGACCGCTCTGGGTCCCTGGAGGGATTTTCATTTCGGCCTTACCATCAAGAGTGGGCACGATTATTTCATCACCAAGAGCAGCCTGCGTAAAGCTGATGGTAGCTTCCATTACGAGATCATTCTCATGCCGGGTAAAAATATTATGAGGTCTCACATTGATTTCCACATAGAGATCCCCGGCCGGTCCGCCTTTCCCGCCCGCTTCGCCCTCACCTGGTACACGCAGTCTTGAACCCGTATCAACACCTGGCGGGATCTTCACCTCGATCTTACGTCTTCTCTGGACAGTGCCACTGCCATGACAGGTCGTGCATGGAGAATCGATAATGGTTCCTGTTCCGTGGCATGTCCCGCACGTGGAGGTGGTCATGAACCTCCCGAATGGTGTATTCTGTGTCCTGTTCACCTGGCCGCTGCCATGGCAGGTTGAACAGGTCTTTGGAGATGTTCCGGGTCTTGCCCCGCTTCCATGACATACATCACAGGTTTCAGTTCTCGGAACTTCCAGTTCCACTGTTTTGCCTTTTGCTGCGTCTTCAAGATTTATGGCTAATTCGTAAAGCAGGTCCGACCCCCTGCTTGGACCCTCACGCCTTCCCCCTCCCCCGAAAAAGATATCGAATATGCTCCCTCCTCCCCTTCCGCGTCCTCCCATTCCCCCCATACCTCCCATGCCGATATCACGGAAAAGATCTTCAAAATCCACGCCCCTGAAAATGTCCTCCTGTGAATATCTCTGATCAATACCAGCATGTCCGAACTGGTCATACTGCTGCCTTTTGCTCTGGTCAGATAGCACTGCGTAAGATTCGGATATTTCCTTGAACTTCTCCTCAGCATCGGGCGATTTGTTCTTATCAGGATGGTATTGCATAGCCAATTTACGATAGGCTGATTTTATATCATCTGCTGAAGCTTTTTTATCCACACCAAGGATTTCATAATAGTCACGTTTAGTAGCCATAATTTATAAAAACCAATATCTATTTTTCTCTTAATGTCTTTGCATTAAAATATAAGTTGTGGTTTCAGGATTCGTTACAAAACCCACATTCGAGGGGCTTTAAACTTTCTGCGCTATTATGCAAGTTAATATTCACACACTTTTCACACCCTCATTTATAAACAGGTGAACCAAATGAATATTCAGCGCTTAGACTAAAGATTGTTATGCTTATTAGAATAAATATATTTTTGATGAATATTTCAGGATCGGTAAGGATTCCCTGGACAGCGAGGTAAGCGAATGAAACCCCTAAGCTTGCCGAAACTTAATCTTTTAGCCAAATTTACCATAATCAGCTTTCTCATAACCGCTGCTATTGCCATTGGACTTGGATGGGGCATCCAGCAGCAATTGGAACAGAATGCACTTTGGCAGGCCACTGACAACACAGCTGACCATGTTTCCACTACTCTTAACCAGAAGCTGCACCAGGCGGATTTCAATGGTTCTCTTGACCCTGCCAGATATGAACAGATCGATTCAATGATCCGGCAGTATGTACTCGATAAACATGTCGTCCGTGTAAAAATATGGAGCCGTGAAGGTCTGCTTATCTACTCGGATGAAAAAGAACAAGTAGGGCAGCGTTTTCCTGATGATGAAGAGATGCAGGAGGCTCTTGCCGGCAATATCGTAAGTTCTGTTTCTTCGGAGAAGGAAGAAAACAAAGGCGAACGTGAGCGCTATGGCAGGCTTTTCGAAGTGTATGTACCTCTGTTACCGGGGGATTCCACCCAGGTGGCTGGCGTCTATGAAATCTATCAGGACATGGACGTACTTGAGCCCGGCATTGCCAAAATGCGTAACTTTGTATGGGTCAGCATTGGTATTGGATTTCTTGTACTTTATAGCTCGTTATATGCTTTTGTGCGCAACGCCTCAGGCGAGCTTATCCACCGAAGCAAGGAGAACGCGAGGCTCTACGAAGAGACAAAGATACAACTGGCAGAACGCCAGCGGGCTGAAAAAGAACTCATCAAGCGCACCACAGAACTGGAATCAGCCAACAAAGAACTTGAAGCATTCAGCTATTCAGTTTCCCATGACCTCAGGGCGCCGCTGCGGGCGATCGACGGTTTTTCCCGTGTTATATTAGAGGAGTATAATGATAAATTAGATGACGAAGGCAAACGATATTTGAATATAGTCAGGGACAACACGCAGAAAATGGGACAACTTATCGAGGATCTTCTCGCCCTGTCCCGTCTGGGGCGAAAAGAGATGCAGGTATCCATGATAGATATGGCTAAACTTGCAAAAACCGTGTTTGATGAACTCAAAGAAGCAAATCCCGGACGAAATATACAGCTTGAAATAAAAACACTTCCACCTGCATATGGAGACCAGGCTATGATTCACCAGGTTTTTGTTAATCTTCTCTCAAACGCCATTAAATTCACGCGATTTAAAGAAAAAGCTGTTATTGAGATTGGTTGCAATACCCGGATGAATGAAAATGTCTACTATGTCAAAGACAACGGTGTCGGATTTGATATGCAGTATTTAAATAAGTTGTTTGGAGTTTTCCAGAGACTGCATAGTGCCGAGGAATTTGATGGGACCGGAGTTGGCCTTGCCATAGTCAAGCGTATTATCCAGAGGCATGGTGGAAAAGTATGGGCTGAGGGAAAAGTTAACGAAGGCGCAACATTTTATTTTAATCTTTCAGAAGAAGGAATGAAAAAATGACAGATATGAATGAAGTAGAAATCCTTTTGGTAGAGGATAATCCGAACGATGCTGAACTTGCACTGAGGGCTCTTAAGAAAAATAATCTTGCCAACAAGATACATCATGTGAAAGATGGAGCAGAAGCCCTTGAATTTATTTATTGCACCGGAGCTTATGCTGGACGCAACATGATGAGAAAGCCCAAGGTGATCTTCCTTGATCTGAAGCTTCCAAAAGTGGATGGTCTGGAGATTCTGCATAAGGTTAAGTCTGATGAAAGAACAAGGACGATACCGATTGTAGTATTGACATCTTCCCATGAGGAGCGGGATCTTGTAGAGAGTTATGAATTTGGCGTGAATAGCTATATCGTCAAACCTGTGGAATTTGATAAATTCGTCCAGGCAGTTGCACAACTGGGAATGTACTGGATGTTATTGAATAAACAGCCATAATAATATTACTCAAAACATATGAAGAATGAGCTTCGGATATTGATACTGGAAGATAATGATGCGGATGCCGAGTTAATAAAACATGAACTGCGAAAAGCAAACATCGTGTTTGTGTCGCAATGTGTCGACACAAGAGACGCTTTCCAGAAGGAACTTTTCGATTTTAAGCCTGACCTCATCCTGGCGGATTATACACTTCCGGCATTCGATGGCTCTTTGGCATTAAGGATGGTTAAAGAAAAATCTCCGGATGCGCCTTTCATTTTTGTTTCAGGGACAATAGGTGAAGATTTTGCAATCGAATCACTCAAGAGCGGCGCAACAGATTATGTCCTTAAGGATCGCTTAAGCCGCCTTGTTCCTGCAGTTAATCGGGCTTTATCCGAAGCAAAAGAAAAGATCGAGTACAGAAAAGCCCGAAAAGCCCTGGAGGAATCCGAGATGAAGTTCCGTTCCGTAGTACAGTCAGCTAATGATGCGATTATTTTGACAGATGGCAAAAATAATATTATATTCTGGAATAAGGGCGCCCAGGCAATTTTTGGCTATCCGGAAGAAGAAGTGCTGGGTAAATCCATACAATATATTATGTTATGCCGGGATGAGAACAAGGAGGACAAGGAAAAGATGGGGTATTCCGGTCTTGAGGACAAATCAGGCATAGTAGGAAAAACGGTTGAAACGTACGGATTGAGGAAAGATGATAGTGAAATTCCCCTTGAAATTTCAATTGCTGCATGGAAAACCGAGGATCAAAAATATTATAGCTTGATTATGCGCGACATCACAGAGCGAAAGAAGGCAGAGGAAGTGCTAAAAGAAAAAGCCAGGGCTGAACTGTACGGTTTTATTGTAAGTGCACTGCCTGCTTTTGCAAAAGGTGTTCCTTCCCAGGTGAGGAATAATCTTGTGAAGAACTTTGCCGGGCGTTTCGAAAATAATATCAGACCG
This region of Candidatus Methanoperedens sp. genomic DNA includes:
- the dnaJ gene encoding molecular chaperone DnaJ — protein: MATKRDYYEILGVDKKASADDIKSAYRKLAMQYHPDKNKSPDAEEKFKEISESYAVLSDQSKRQQYDQFGHAGIDQRYSQEDIFRGVDFEDLFRDIGMGGMGGMGGRGRGGGSIFDIFFGGGGRREGPSRGSDLLYELAINLEDAAKGKTVELEVPRTETCDVCHGSGARPGTSPKTCSTCHGSGQVNRTQNTPFGRFMTTSTCGTCHGTGTIIDSPCTTCHGSGTVQRRRKIEVKIPPGVDTGSRLRVPGEGEAGGKGGPAGDLYVEINVRPHNIFTRHENDLVMEATISFTQAALGDEIIVPTLDGKAEMKIPPGTQSGHIFRLKGKGMPGLHYSGKGDQLVKIKVEVPTRLTDRQKELLREFAQIGGEKTRSKSIFEKVRDHI
- a CDS encoding GHKL domain-containing protein — encoded protein: MRNFVWVSIGIGFLVLYSSLYAFVRNASGELIHRSKENARLYEETKIQLAERQRAEKELIKRTTELESANKELEAFSYSVSHDLRAPLRAIDGFSRVILEEYNDKLDDEGKRYLNIVRDNTQKMGQLIEDLLALSRLGRKEMQVSMIDMAKLAKTVFDELKEANPGRNIQLEIKTLPPAYGDQAMIHQVFVNLLSNAIKFTRFKEKAVIEIGCNTRMNENVYYVKDNGVGFDMQYLNKLFGVFQRLHSAEEFDGTGVGLAIVKRIIQRHGGKVWAEGKVNEGATFYFNLSEEGMKK
- a CDS encoding response regulator; amino-acid sequence: MTDMNEVEILLVEDNPNDAELALRALKKNNLANKIHHVKDGAEALEFIYCTGAYAGRNMMRKPKVIFLDLKLPKVDGLEILHKVKSDERTRTIPIVVLTSSHEERDLVESYEFGVNSYIVKPVEFDKFVQAVAQLGMYWMLLNKQP
- a CDS encoding PAS domain S-box protein codes for the protein MKNELRILILEDNDADAELIKHELRKANIVFVSQCVDTRDAFQKELFDFKPDLILADYTLPAFDGSLALRMVKEKSPDAPFIFVSGTIGEDFAIESLKSGATDYVLKDRLSRLVPAVNRALSEAKEKIEYRKARKALEESEMKFRSVVQSANDAIILTDGKNNIIFWNKGAQAIFGYPEEEVLGKSIQYIMLCRDENKEDKEKMGYSGLEDKSGIVGKTVETYGLRKDDSEIPLEISIAAWKTEDQKYYSLIMRDITERKKAEEVLKEKARAELYGFIVSALPAFAKGVPSQVRNNLVKNFAGRFENNIRPRFLEEMKLLGYDQNVESYSTEDTNKIFDIYLSWLAGLFSSFGVQVIKKFHDSNSSLGLLNCPWRSEARGNPIFCFICRTIVIRSFTWTSFKGSVNQNSSIASGSKICIFEIHLKYMAIEGIKNIEV